A genome region from Astyanax mexicanus isolate ESR-SI-001 chromosome 19, AstMex3_surface, whole genome shotgun sequence includes the following:
- the rpl27 gene encoding 60S ribosomal protein L27: protein MGKFMKPGKVVMVLAGRYAGRKAVIVKNVDDGTTDRPYSHALVSGIDRYPRKVTTNMGKKRIAKRSKIKAFVKVYNYNHLMPTRYSVDIPLDKTVVNKDVFRDPALKRKARREAKVKFEERYKTGKNKWFFQKLRF, encoded by the exons atgGGCAAGTTTATGAAGCCTGGTAAAGTGGTGATGGTCCTGGCTGGACGCTACGCCGGACGTAAAGCCGTCATTGTCAAG AATGTTGATGATGGCACTACTGACCGCCCATACAGCCACGCCCTGGTATCAGGCATTGACCGTTATCCCCGTAAGGTCACCACAAACATGGGCAAGAAGAGGATTGCCAAGAGATCCAAGATCAAGGCTTTCGTTAAGGTCTACAACTACAACCACCTGATGCCCACCAG GTACTCTGTTGACATTCCTCTGGACAAAACTGTTGTCAACAAGGATGTGTTCAGGGATCCTGCTCTGAAGCGTAAAGCCAGGAGGGAGGCCAAGGTTAAATTTGAGGAGAG ATACAAGACCGGCAAGAACAAATGGTTCTTCCAGAAGCTCAGATTCTAA